Genomic segment of Nitrospirota bacterium:
GGGCGCCTGTTATCCCCCTGTTTATATAGATGTTACCCGCCCTCAGTACTTCCCTCGCCCTTTGTAAGTTTGCCGGGCTCCTTGAAAAAATGCCTGCCGTCAGTGCATACTCAGTAGAGTTTGCTATCTCAAGCGCGCTATTTATATCGTCAGTCCTGATAACAGCGATTACAGGTCCGAAAATCTCTTCCTGAGCTATGATCGCATCAGGCTCCACGTCCTCAAACAGGACTGGGCCAATAAAATTTCCGGATACATTAATGGCATTAATAATATACGGTCTGCCTTCAGATTTGCCTGTCTCAATATATTCCCTGATCTTCACACAGGCTGAAGCATCAATTACTGGCCCCATGAAATTCCCGGGTCTCTCCGGAGGTCCTATCCTCATACTTATT
This window contains:
- a CDS encoding aldehyde dehydrogenase family protein, whose product is KGVIESGFSYQGQKCSACSRVIVLSDIYEEFCERLKDAAISMRIGPPERPGNFMGPVIDASACVKIREYIETGKSEGRPYIINAINVSGNFIGPVLFEDVEPDAIIAQEEIFGPVIAVIRTDDINSALEIANSTEYALTAGIFSRSPANLQRAREVLRAGNIYINRGITGALVGRQPFGGFGMSGVGSKAGSPEYLLQFMHPVCISENVLRKGFVPER